One Mycobacterium sp. Aquia_216 DNA segment encodes these proteins:
- a CDS encoding ESX secretion-associated protein EspG yields the protein MLNTSVECVWALQALLGVERMPLGLHLKPYIPSAHSDLIVETDAGKVPLASTAQYHSLVQAGVIDEHGRVDPVVRDWMTVLGRAEREVMLTIRRPDQPATHDSGPTVHERVMVVCRYGRYLAMGARDGDEMVIGGVGESDEPTRQVDLMCHMMLPAFGECAPADIEGINVPKNMMQVAIEAAGQSPEGMAAALRRLGLGPWEVEVVQAAARLDQSAMAVVSVIDHCPDVRAHPRVLTVADTEYGRISFTTTIGADGKEWMSIWPTTVTGLRDDLANLLSAPQLV from the coding sequence GTGTTGAACACCTCGGTGGAATGTGTGTGGGCGCTGCAGGCGTTGCTGGGCGTCGAAAGGATGCCACTTGGTTTGCATCTCAAGCCCTATATCCCGTCGGCGCACTCGGATCTGATCGTCGAGACCGACGCGGGCAAGGTGCCGCTGGCCAGCACTGCCCAGTACCACAGCTTGGTGCAGGCCGGCGTTATCGATGAGCACGGCCGGGTCGACCCTGTGGTGCGGGATTGGATGACGGTGCTGGGCCGCGCCGAGCGAGAGGTAATGCTCACGATCCGCCGGCCCGATCAGCCCGCGACGCACGATTCCGGCCCTACGGTGCATGAGCGAGTAATGGTGGTCTGCCGTTACGGTCGTTATTTGGCCATGGGCGCGCGAGACGGCGACGAGATGGTGATCGGCGGGGTAGGCGAAAGCGATGAGCCCACTCGCCAGGTCGATTTGATGTGCCACATGATGTTGCCCGCGTTCGGTGAGTGCGCACCGGCCGACATTGAGGGCATTAACGTGCCCAAGAACATGATGCAAGTGGCGATCGAGGCGGCCGGACAGTCGCCGGAGGGAATGGCAGCAGCGCTGCGCCGGCTGGGGCTGGGGCCCTGGGAGGTCGAGGTGGTGCAGGCGGCCGCCCGGCTGGATCAGTCGGCGATGGCGGTGGTGTCCGTCATCGACCATTGCCCCGACGTACGCGCACACCCGCGGGTGTTGACCGTCGCCGACACCGAGTACGGGCGCATCAGTTTCACCACCACCATCGGAGCCGATGGCAAGGAATGGATGAGCATCTGGCCGACCACCGTGACCGGCCTACGTGACGATCTGGCCAACTTGCTGTCGGCTCCGCAGCTGGTCTGA
- a CDS encoding WXG100 family type VII secretion target: protein MSEGPMIYHPAGLADMTAGMHSFAQELDSIGQEAHNLLAASRDFFSGPHGAEAYAQAQQLINEGIQDGKDVIFRHGDTIDGASQAFQAADSTVGSSFQSI, encoded by the coding sequence ATGAGTGAAGGACCCATGATCTACCACCCCGCCGGTCTGGCCGATATGACGGCCGGCATGCACAGCTTCGCCCAGGAGCTGGATTCGATTGGCCAGGAAGCACACAACTTGCTGGCGGCCTCGCGGGACTTCTTCTCAGGTCCGCACGGTGCTGAGGCCTACGCGCAGGCGCAGCAGTTGATCAACGAGGGCATCCAGGACGGCAAGGATGTCATCTTCCGCCACGGGGACACCATCGACGGTGCTTCCCAGGCATTCCAGGCCGCCGACAGCACCGTGGGATCGAGCTTCCAGTCGATCTAA
- a CDS encoding type VII secretion target, protein MSQPIHVDQGSVVGLAGQMDELSHRAQDVLSRYSDLVQHGNSAQYLRGSAGSTNLVTAEEIHEAQNKIQTRFQSVNELLRSGASQYHNTDSEAQGHIASVAGHLRFT, encoded by the coding sequence ATGTCACAACCCATTCACGTTGATCAGGGTTCAGTGGTCGGCCTGGCCGGACAGATGGACGAGCTGTCCCACCGGGCCCAGGACGTATTGTCCCGCTACTCGGATCTGGTGCAGCATGGCAATTCTGCGCAATACCTGCGCGGTAGCGCCGGGTCGACGAACCTGGTGACTGCCGAGGAAATCCACGAGGCGCAGAACAAGATCCAGACCCGATTCCAGTCGGTCAACGAACTGCTGCGCAGCGGGGCGTCGCAGTACCACAACACCGACTCCGAGGCCCAAGGGCACATCGCGTCGGTGGCCGGGCACCTGCGTTTCACCTGA